AAAATGGCACATGTCACCTATAATTTTAAAGATGGATTATTGGTTGATAAAAAAGTTGAATTGCTTCCAAAAAAAATTGACAAACCATTTAGTACCAGAGTTTCTTTTATCCCAAGTTCAAAATATTTTTCAGACTTAAATATAAACGCAGAAATGATAGAAAGAAGACTTGGAGTTTGCAGTATATTTAGCGGGAAAAAAATGATATTGAATATTGATGGTGTTGAAAAAATCATAAAGGAAGATCTTAAAACTCATTTTCTTAAAAATTATGCAAGTGACCCATTATTTGATCCGATTGAAATTAAATTTAAAAGCGGCAATCAAGAAATAGAATTAATATTTACTTATGAGAAAGGAAATGAACCAGCTAAAACATATTCCAGTGTCAATCTTATTCCAGTAAATTTGGGATCACATATAACCATTGTTGAAAATATAATAGCTGATATTTTATTTTCAAAAAAGGGAAATAAAAATATTTTAAGAAGAGATTGCCTCGTTAGTTTAAAATGTTATTTTAATATTTATCTTGAAGAAACAAAGTTTGCATCTCAGACAAAAGAAAGATTGACCACTCCAAAAGAAAAAATAATAGAAATTGTTAATGATAATTTTAAGAACTGCATTATAAAAGAATTGGATAAAAGAAAATTATTTTCTGTTTTATTGGATAAGTTTGAAACATATAGGATCAAGCTAGAGTCAAAACAATCAGTAAAAAATCTTTCTGGAAATGCTGGAATTCGTGGAATTATAGATAAAGATTCCAAGTTGGTTGACTGTCAATACTTTAAAGATTCAGAATTAATAATAATTGAAGGCGATTCTGCTGGAACCACATGCATCGATGCTAGAGACAATAAAAAACATGCAATTCTCCCACTGAAGGGCAAGGTCATGAACATATCATCAAAAAAACAATTAGACAGCATATTGAAAAATAAAGAATTATATGATATTATTAGAAGCATTGGTGTGGGATTCAAATCAAAAACTACAGATGTTAATATGAAAAATTTAAGATATTCTAAAATAATATTATGTCCAGATCCTGATCCGGATGGAGAGCATATTGCAGTTCTTCTAATGAATTTCTTCATGATAATGTTGCCAGAAATTATAGAAAAAGGAATACTATATGTTGCCGAAATTCCCCTATATGGGTTGGTGACAAAGGATAATTTCATTCCATGTTGGACAAAGGAAGAGATGGATGCTCTAATGGAAAAAAATCCAACTGCTAGCAAAAGAAGATTTAAAGGTCTTGGTGAATTTAACGACGATCAATTGAAACCGTGTTTATTTGATGAAAAAACAAGAAGATTATATAAGGTAAAACAAGTTGATGAAAAAACAAGAACGGAACTAGTAAATTTATTAATAGATCCATCATATAAACGAATGTTATTGAGTGGAGAATTTGAAAATAAAATTAAAGATATTAAGGAGGGTTAAGAATGTACTCAAGATTATTCGGTGATGAAAGTGTTTTAATGTTGGATTATATTTTTGATACCAACACTCCTCTGATCACAATTGCCATGAAGCTGGAAAGTGCACAGGGAAATAAAGGAAAATATACCAAAGGTCAAAAAGTATTTGACTACGAAAAGGGAAAGACAATGAAATTGTCAGCAGATGAATGTAATACACTTGAATTGTTGCTGTCTTCATTCATCAATAAGCAGACAGTTGATTATTCTAAACCTGTTGCATCAAGAGAATGGAACAGTGATGGTGCAAATACACTCACATCATTATTTATTGCATCAAATAAGGGATATCCTGTTGTTTTAATCACAACTCTCAATAAAACAATCAATCAGGAAACCAAACATTATTACACGATTAAGAGTAAAGGTGATCTGATGGCAATTCTTGGTTATATAAAAAGTACTTTTACAATACTTCCAGCAATGGGATGTTATCATTATTGGAATACCAGTTGGAATAAAAGAAATGAAAAGAAACAAGAAGAAAAAGGAAATCAATCTTCAAAGAAGGTAGATAATGTGACGGCAGACCAAGGGTCTGGTGATTTTTCTTTCGGGAATGAACCAACAAAAGAAAACAATAGTTCTGATCAATTTGATGGAATAGAAATGTCAGGAGGAGTTGTTCTATTTTAAAAACAGGAGTGATGAATGCTATCTATAATTGATAGATATAAAAAGTATGGAATTCAT
The bacterium genome window above contains:
- a CDS encoding toprim domain-containing protein; the protein is MSYNKDSIKILEKLEPIRVRPDLFIGDTSNPNHLIYEVIDNSMDELINDNGTCLGVFVDTNRKFYTVLDDGRGMPIDQIKGEDIPILLSTIPFSGGKFEKQAYKISSGLHGVGLSAVNALSDYMEIEIYKIQEEVYGKKMAHVTYNFKDGLLVDKKVELLPKKIDKPFSTRVSFIPSSKYFSDLNINAEMIERRLGVCSIFSGKKMILNIDGVEKIIKEDLKTHFLKNYASDPLFDPIEIKFKSGNQEIELIFTYEKGNEPAKTYSSVNLIPVNLGSHITIVENIIADILFSKKGNKNILRRDCLVSLKCYFNIYLEETKFASQTKERLTTPKEKIIEIVNDNFKNCIIKELDKRKLFSVLLDKFETYRIKLESKQSVKNLSGNAGIRGIIDKDSKLVDCQYFKDSELIIIEGDSAGTTCIDARDNKKHAILPLKGKVMNISSKKQLDSILKNKELYDIIRSIGVGFKSKTTDVNMKNLRYSKIILCPDPDPDGEHIAVLLMNFFMIMLPEIIEKGILYVAEIPLYGLVTKDNFIPCWTKEEMDALMEKNPTASKRRFKGLGEFNDDQLKPCLFDEKTRRLYKVKQVDEKTRTELVNLLIDPSYKRMLLSGEFENKIKDIKEG